A single genomic interval of Heliangelus exortis chromosome 11, bHelExo1.hap1, whole genome shotgun sequence harbors:
- the LOC139801024 gene encoding maestro heat-like repeat-containing protein family member 7: MMKAVASRDRGEMKKAIRRVVVSLFLHMDTESRSMAEASGKALLVSAKFLGWRKLKRAIKKRKSWVIGETLLKQDRSRVEDYVRFSLPYLQDSRASVRAEAIRFIGTAVQHLGRNPPEETLEVLWNVVKPFDKDPDASVRSQAGETLHILQTATELQRQRWSLRRLCFWR; this comes from the exons ATGATGAAGGCTGTGGcgagcagggacaggggagagaTGAAGAAGGCGATACGTAGGGTCGTggtctctctcttcctgcacatgGATACTGAGAGCAGGAGTATGGCCGAG gcctctggcaaagcCCTGCTCGTCAGTGCaaagttcctgggctggaggaagctcaaGAGGGCAATcaagaagaggaagagctgggtgattggagagactttg ctgaagcaggacaggagcagggtggaagaCTACGTGCGTTTCAGCCTGCCCTACCTGCAGGACTCTCGGGCCAGCGTGAGAGCGGAGGCCATCAGGTTCATcg ggactgctgtgcagcacctggggaggaatccACCTGAAGAGACGCTGGAGGTTCTGTGGAATG tcGTCAAGCCCTTTGATAAGGACCCTGATGCCTCAGTCAGGTCCCAAGCAGGTGAGACCTTGCACATCCTGCAGACGGCGACggagctgcagagacagagatggTCCTTACGAAGACTGTGCTTCTGGCGCTGA